One genomic segment of Ricinus communis isolate WT05 ecotype wild-type chromosome 5, ASM1957865v1, whole genome shotgun sequence includes these proteins:
- the LOC8281315 gene encoding WUSCHEL-related homeobox 13 isoform X4, translating into MEWDNNNQENQNQRETRNGNIINTGSSVNGNGNVNGNGMLYVKVMTDEQLETLRKQIAVYATICEQLVEMHKTLSAQQDLAGGRLGNLYCDPLMTSGGHKITARQRWTPTPVQLQVLERIFDQGNGTPSKQKIKEITSELSQHGQISETNVYNWFQNRRARSKRKQLVASSNTESEVETEVDSLNENKTKPEIFHSQQNHPRAEDLCFQSPEISSELHFLGDGAPGSYNLYDQAEDYGMAG; encoded by the exons ATGGAGTGGGATAATAACAATCAAGAAAATCAGAATCAAAGAGAAACTAGAAATGGGAATATCATAAACACTGGTAGCAGTGTTAATGGGAATGGGAATGTAAATGGAAACGGAATGTTGTATGTTAAAGTTATGACAGATGAGCAACTTGAAACTCTTAGGAAGCAAATTGCTGTTTATGCTACTATTTGTGAACAGCTTGTTGAGATGCATAAAACCCTCTCTGCCCAGCAAGATCTTGCAG GAGGTAGGTTGGGAAATCTCTACTGTGATCCATTAATGACTTCTGGTGGACATAAAATTACTGCAAGACAGCGGTGGACTCCAACACCAGTGCAGCTTCAAGTTCTGGAGCGCATCTTTGATCAGGGAAATGGAACTCCAagcaaacaaaaaattaaagagataACGTCTGAGCTCAGCCAGCATGGACAAATTTCTGAAACAAATGTGTACAATTGGTTCCAAAACAGGCGTGCACGAtcgaaaagaaaacaattggTTGCTTCATCTAACACTGAATCAGAAGTAGAAACAGAAGTCGACTCACTGaatgaaaacaaaacaaaaccagAAATATTTCACTCCCAACAGAACCATCCACGGGCTGAAGATCTATGCTTCCAGAGCCCCGAGATAAGCTCTGAACTGCATTTCTTGG GAGATGGAGCTCCAGGAAGCTATAATCTTTATGATCAAGCAGAGGACTATGGCATGGCAGGTTGA
- the LOC8281315 gene encoding WUSCHEL-related homeobox 13 isoform X3, protein MEWDNNNQENQNQRETRNGNIINTGSSVNGNGNVNGNGMLYVKVMTDEQLETLRKQIAVYATICEQLVEMHKTLSAQQDLAGGRLGNLYCDPLMTSGGHKITARQRWTPTPVQLQVLERIFDQGNGTPSKQKIKEITSELSQHGQISETNVYNWFQNRRARSKRKQLVASSNTESEVETEVDSLNENKTKPEIFHSQQNHPRAEDLCFQSPEISSELHFLGGHRWIFCNSILLSLNILSAQSHG, encoded by the exons ATGGAGTGGGATAATAACAATCAAGAAAATCAGAATCAAAGAGAAACTAGAAATGGGAATATCATAAACACTGGTAGCAGTGTTAATGGGAATGGGAATGTAAATGGAAACGGAATGTTGTATGTTAAAGTTATGACAGATGAGCAACTTGAAACTCTTAGGAAGCAAATTGCTGTTTATGCTACTATTTGTGAACAGCTTGTTGAGATGCATAAAACCCTCTCTGCCCAGCAAGATCTTGCAG GAGGTAGGTTGGGAAATCTCTACTGTGATCCATTAATGACTTCTGGTGGACATAAAATTACTGCAAGACAGCGGTGGACTCCAACACCAGTGCAGCTTCAAGTTCTGGAGCGCATCTTTGATCAGGGAAATGGAACTCCAagcaaacaaaaaattaaagagataACGTCTGAGCTCAGCCAGCATGGACAAATTTCTGAAACAAATGTGTACAATTGGTTCCAAAACAGGCGTGCACGAtcgaaaagaaaacaattggTTGCTTCATCTAACACTGAATCAGAAGTAGAAACAGAAGTCGACTCACTGaatgaaaacaaaacaaaaccagAAATATTTCACTCCCAACAGAACCATCCACGGGCTGAAGATCTATGCTTCCAGAGCCCCGAGATAAGCTCTGAACTGCATTTCTTGG GTGGGCATAGGTGGATTTTCTGCAACAGTATCCTGCTTTCATTGAATATACTCTCTGCTCAAAGCCACGGATAG
- the LOC8281315 gene encoding WUSCHEL-related homeobox 13 isoform X1: MEWDNNNQENQNQRETRNGNIINTGSSVNGNGNVNGNGMLYVKVMTDEQLETLRKQIAVYATICEQLVEMHKTLSAQQDLAGGRLGNLYCDPLMTSGGHKITARQRWTPTPVQLQVLERIFDQGNGTPSKQKIKEITSELSQHGQISETNVYNWFQNRRARSKRKQLVASSNTESEVETEVDSLNENKTKPEIFHSQQNHPRAEDLCFQSPEISSELHFLGVLPNQSGHRWIFCNSILLSLNILSAQSHG; this comes from the exons ATGGAGTGGGATAATAACAATCAAGAAAATCAGAATCAAAGAGAAACTAGAAATGGGAATATCATAAACACTGGTAGCAGTGTTAATGGGAATGGGAATGTAAATGGAAACGGAATGTTGTATGTTAAAGTTATGACAGATGAGCAACTTGAAACTCTTAGGAAGCAAATTGCTGTTTATGCTACTATTTGTGAACAGCTTGTTGAGATGCATAAAACCCTCTCTGCCCAGCAAGATCTTGCAG GAGGTAGGTTGGGAAATCTCTACTGTGATCCATTAATGACTTCTGGTGGACATAAAATTACTGCAAGACAGCGGTGGACTCCAACACCAGTGCAGCTTCAAGTTCTGGAGCGCATCTTTGATCAGGGAAATGGAACTCCAagcaaacaaaaaattaaagagataACGTCTGAGCTCAGCCAGCATGGACAAATTTCTGAAACAAATGTGTACAATTGGTTCCAAAACAGGCGTGCACGAtcgaaaagaaaacaattggTTGCTTCATCTAACACTGAATCAGAAGTAGAAACAGAAGTCGACTCACTGaatgaaaacaaaacaaaaccagAAATATTTCACTCCCAACAGAACCATCCACGGGCTGAAGATCTATGCTTCCAGAGCCCCGAGATAAGCTCTGAACTGCATTTCTTGGGTGTGTTACCAAATCAAA GTGGGCATAGGTGGATTTTCTGCAACAGTATCCTGCTTTCATTGAATATACTCTCTGCTCAAAGCCACGGATAG
- the LOC8281315 gene encoding WUSCHEL-related homeobox 13 isoform X2: MEWDNNNQENQNQRETRNGNIINTGSSVNGNGNVNGNGMLYVKVMTDEQLETLRKQIAVYATICEQLVEMHKTLSAQQDLAGGRLGNLYCDPLMTSGGHKITARQRWTPTPVQLQVLERIFDQGNGTPSKQKIKEITSELSQHGQISETNVYNWFQNRRARSKRKQLVASSNTESEVETEVDSLNENKTKPEIFHSQQNHPRAEDLCFQSPEISSELHFLGVLPNQRDGAPGSYNLYDQAEDYGMAG; this comes from the exons ATGGAGTGGGATAATAACAATCAAGAAAATCAGAATCAAAGAGAAACTAGAAATGGGAATATCATAAACACTGGTAGCAGTGTTAATGGGAATGGGAATGTAAATGGAAACGGAATGTTGTATGTTAAAGTTATGACAGATGAGCAACTTGAAACTCTTAGGAAGCAAATTGCTGTTTATGCTACTATTTGTGAACAGCTTGTTGAGATGCATAAAACCCTCTCTGCCCAGCAAGATCTTGCAG GAGGTAGGTTGGGAAATCTCTACTGTGATCCATTAATGACTTCTGGTGGACATAAAATTACTGCAAGACAGCGGTGGACTCCAACACCAGTGCAGCTTCAAGTTCTGGAGCGCATCTTTGATCAGGGAAATGGAACTCCAagcaaacaaaaaattaaagagataACGTCTGAGCTCAGCCAGCATGGACAAATTTCTGAAACAAATGTGTACAATTGGTTCCAAAACAGGCGTGCACGAtcgaaaagaaaacaattggTTGCTTCATCTAACACTGAATCAGAAGTAGAAACAGAAGTCGACTCACTGaatgaaaacaaaacaaaaccagAAATATTTCACTCCCAACAGAACCATCCACGGGCTGAAGATCTATGCTTCCAGAGCCCCGAGATAAGCTCTGAACTGCATTTCTTGGGTGTGTTACCAAATCAAA GAGATGGAGCTCCAGGAAGCTATAATCTTTATGATCAAGCAGAGGACTATGGCATGGCAGGTTGA